TATATGCGGATGACTTGCGTCGCCCAGCaatctacggagtagaccTTGGTTAAGTCACGAGAAGTCGACGCTGTCTAGCCTCTAGGTATGACGATTACTGATGAGATAGAATTTTATGACGTGATGTAAACTGCTTACCTCTGGTAATAAAAATCAGAACGCAAGATAGACGTGAATCACACAAGGGAACGTAAAATTGGTATAGAACTATACAACGATGAATACGATAGAATTAATAATGCTTTAATGACTACCTCTCGGTCTATATGTATGCATGGGTTTTTTACTCTCTTTCCGTTACAAAAATACAAACTATATTTCGAGAGATTTCTCACCAAAATAGACTAAATACACCAACGTAGTTGTATCCGTTCGTTTTGTAGTTGCCTTCTGATCTGTTCGGGTTCCGCGGGATCCGAAACGGTATTTGACTTCCCCATCACCCAGCCATGACATTTTCCCCAACAGCCCCTACCCGGTGGGAAATTAGTATTACTCgtatataatatctatctTTGGTCATACCACACTAATTGACGCCCAGAAATGGAGCCCGAGGGCCCCGAGAGTGATAGCAGGGAGTCTCTTCCCATTCGGCGTGCAGTAAGTGACCGCTTGCATAGTACTACTACTTGCCATAATCAGACTAACAGCCCAGTGTGACCAATGTCGTCTTAGAAAGGTATTCTGCGTTGGCAAACGGTAGATATCTATAGGCTTAGAGCCAAACTAATTAATCATGCTGGTTAGATACGATGTGACAAGCGTTCGCCTTGCTCCAATTGCCGTAGTTCGCAGATTGCTTGTCGCACCACAGGCGCAGGTCAAAAGCCTCGCGAGCCACGGAGACGAGTCCTAATCTCCGATCAATAGTAGGCGTGTCGAACGCAGTCGAAAGTGGAACCATTCTGACTTCCCcagtgaaaagaaaatcgatTTAATCGAAGATCGCCTGTCCAGCATAGAGCAAGTCCTTCGTGACGTGAAATCCACTATTACCTCCAGTACTCCTGCTGAAACCTGCTTCCATGCAACTCCAGATTCAGGACAGTTGACTCCATCTACTTCTGGACTTGTGCCTGACATCAATGCTACGTTAGACCAACACGAGTCTGGCCCTGCGTTCGAGGGCAATTCATCTCTTGCAGCCCATTCGGCTTATGCGAGTCAATTTCTGGAGACAGCAGTCTCACGTAGCGCGCTGCAACTATCCAGTCCAACGATCAACACCGCCCTTTCAACGCTCAAGCAGCTTGTCAACATGCAGGATAATCAGGCTCATCCTTCCTCACGCGACGTTCGCTTCCCCAACCAGAAAGCCATGCCGAGATCAGGACTGCGGAATTTGAACATGCCTCCTGTACAGGTTGTCTTACCACTGTTGCGCCATATGAAAGGTACCAAAGGTCATATCTTTCCATAGCCAGCGATGAGATCTAACTGGTTATCAACAGAGAATCCTTCAACTGTCTTACTAGggtttttcccttttataACAGCCGACAGCCTTTTTGAGAGGTGCCGCCAGGTGTACTTCGCCACCGAGGAATACTCTGATGCTACGTTCATTGTGGTGAATGCATGCCTCGTATATCTTTTTAGTGAATTTAGCTTCTCAGAAAGTGAAACCTCAAAGCGAGAAATATATGATAAATATCACGACCTCTGTCGTGTTAACCTTGAGACAGGTCTAGCGAACCTGAGTCTTTTGACGCCTGCAACAATGGAGTCAATAGAAGCCCTCAGCATGGGAGTGAGTTCTAGATTTATAGATCCTCTGCTGGAGATACTAATCGTCTAGGCTATTCACGCAATCGAAATTTCGAAGCCCTCCTTGGCGTTAGCGTTGACTTCAACCGCATTTCGGCTGTGCCAGACGCTCGGTTATCATCGGGCCTCATCAATGGAGAACGACAGTTACACCGTGAAGCAAAACAAGCGCCGTTTATTTTGGTCAGTTTATGTCACAGAGAAAGCCCTTTCGCTGCGGCTAGGCCGTGCATCATCCATACAGGATTATGATATTTCATTACCCACCACATTTGAACTTCTTGGAGATTTTGAGCCGTGGAGAACTATCTATCCGCTATGGATTAATCTAGCCAGAATCCAGGGTAAGGTGTATGAGATGCTCTATAGCCCTGCAGCCCTGCGTAAGCCTGCAGACGAAAGGGCGTCATATGCCCGTCAATTGGCAGCAGAGATGCAAATGAACGTTGAAGAACCATTCAAGGTATGCTTTCTTCACAGGACTATGCTTTTATGTTGCATTCGCACAAGGCTGAGACTAGGTAGAAGGCCAGCCCGAAATTCTCGAACATCTCTGCACTTGACGAGATTTACCTCAAGTCGGATCAAGTCTGCCGCCTGTCTGTGTTGACCCTAATATACAGAGCTATCCCTGCAGCTGTGGATAGTCGGAGTACATTTGTAGACGACTGCATTGAGACAGCACGAGTGACACTGGAACTACACCAAAGCTGCATGACGATGATGGAGGAAGGTAACAGAAGTAACGAAGTCAAGTGTTCGTACCTACACTGGTATGAGTTTAACATATCTCTTTTAGTCTTAGGGTTATTGCGAAtagctaattatataatcaGGACGATAATGTACTCGCCATTCGTGCCGTTCATCGTTCTGTTTTGTCATGTTATTGAATCCTCGTCCTACTCAGACCTGATACGATTGGAAGATTTTGTCAATTCGCTCCAGCCCAACTGTTCCTTGTCGGAGGCTATTGCGAAAATGCACCGACTCTGCCAGGTCCTCAGCAACGTTGCCAGACTATATGTCGAGGCAAAAGCGCAAGCCCAGACGCAAGAGAACGAAGACCTGGCGTCTGTGGGCCAAGAATTTGATGTTTATCTTAGTGCTCTTGGCTTAGCACCTACACAGGCCGAAGCCGGTGATGTTCGATGGAATGGACCTGTTCCTGTGCCGGGACCTATCCCCCAAGGTTTGGCCGAAGGAGCCGAAGGACAAGGATTCCAGAACACTATGCCTCCGACTACATTAGGCAGCTGGTTCTCGGGTAACCAACATATGATGGGACTTTTAGAGGAGGATCTATCgctttttgatccttctgCGTGGTCATGAACCTCTACATGTGCCGTATTTCGGCGCTGATGTATGCTCTGACATTGACACAGCATGTAGCACCCCCTGACGTCCGTGCTTGTTACACGTTTCAATATGTATGCCTTAGGCTTAATGCCCAGGTATAATTATTCACTGAGGTATCAAGAGAGGATGGAGGTCCTAATTAGATACACTTCCCTCCATCGACAATCATCTCTGCTCCGTTTATGAAACTGCCCTCATCGCTAGCCAAGTATAGACACATGTTTGCAACATCATCAGGATCTGTCAATCGGCCCAGTGGCACATTCCCGATGAACTTCTCGCGGTTCTCAGGCGTATCAGGCATACCGGTGAACATGGAAAACAGGCCCGTCCCTGATAGAAGGGGGCTAACGGTATTGACGCGGATATTGTGTGGACCATACTCAGCTGCGAGACCTTTCGTAGCCTGTTCGGGTTAGCCAACAGTTAGGTTCGCGCAAAAGTCTACAAGATTAACGAAATGTAGATCTCACATTCGACACCGCGCCCTTAGAGGCATTGTACCAGACCAACCCTGGCCGCGGCCGCGATGCACCTGTAGACGAAATATTGATCATGGAACCGCCCTGACCCTGTTCCATTAAACGAGTCACCAAGGCCTGAGAGCCGAGGAAGATTCCTTTGACATTCACGTTGAAGACACGCTCCCATTCCTCTTCGGTGACCTCAGCCGTTGGCTACTGCGAATCAGCAAACAAGTCTCAGCGATAAATCCCGTCTCAATCCATATACCTTG
The sequence above is a segment of the Aspergillus flavus chromosome 4, complete sequence genome. Coding sequences within it:
- a CDS encoding oxidoreductase (dehydrogenase with different specificitie) yields the protein MTRQLTSGARLQGKVAIVTGIFLSYNSWRGMHIANDEPGGGSGFGAAIARRFGEEGAKVIITDINVEGGQKVAAQNPESLVFQQMDVTKADDWTAVMDLAFSKFGRLDILVNNAGITYRNKPTAEVTEEEWERVFNVNVKGIFLGSQALVTRLMEQGQGGSMINISSTGASRPRPGLVWYNASKGAVSNATKGLAAEYGPHNIRVNTVSPLLSGTGLFSMFTGMPDTPENREKFIGNVPLGRLTDPDDVANMCLYLASDEGSFINGAEMIVDGGKCI
- a CDS encoding fungal-specific transcription factor domain protein → MEPEGPESDSRESLPIRRACDQCRLRKIRCDKRSPCSNCRSSQIACRTTGAGQKPREPRRRVLISDQYEKKIDLIEDRLSSIEQVLRDVKSTITSSTPAETCFHATPDSGQLTPSTSGLVPDINATLDQHESGPAFEGNSSLAAHSAYASQFLETAVSRSALQLSSPTINTALSTLKQLVNMQDNQAHPSSRDVRFPNQKAMPRSGLRNLNMPPVQVVLPLLRHMKENPSTVLLGFFPFITADSLFERCRQVYFATEEYSDATFIVVNACLVYLFSEFSFSESETSKREIYDKYHDLCRVNLETGLANLSLLTPATMESIEALSMGAIHAIEISKPSLALALTSTAFRLCQTLGYHRASSMENDSYTVKQNKRRLFWSVYVTEKALSLRLGRASSIQDYDISLPTTFELLGDFEPWRTIYPLWINLARIQGKVYEMLYSPAALRKPADERASYARQLAAEMQMNVEEPFKKASPKFSNISALDEIYLKSDQVCRLSVLTLIYRAIPAAVDSRSTFVDDCIETARVTLELHQSCMTMMEEGNRSNEVKCSYLHWTIMYSPFVPFIVLFCHVIESSSYSDLIRLEDFVNSLQPNCSLSEAIAKMHRLCQVLSNVARLYVEAKAQAQTQENEDLASVGQEFDVYLSALGLAPTQAEAGDVRWNGPVPVPGPIPQGLAEGAEGQGFQNTMPPTTLGSWFSGNQHMMGLLEEDLSLFDPSAWS